Part of the Oerskovia paurometabola genome is shown below.
GCGGGCGACATGGTTCGAGTATCACGCGCGGCGAGCAGGTTCGCATCGACGGGTCCACGTCCGCCCCCGACACGCCGGGCGCCTCCCGGCCCCGGGGAACCCGCAGGGCTGCCGCCCGAGGCCGCCGCGGCCGTGGACCGACACGCCGTTTCGGTCGCGCGCGCGGTAGTTTGTGCACATGGCACTTCCCCCCACGCAGGCCCGACCGTTCGGCGCCGTCCTGACCGCGATGGTCACCCCGATGACCCTCGCCGGCGAGATCGACCTCGACGCGGCGGTCAAGGTCGCGAAGCACCTCGTGGACAACGGGAACGACGGGATCGTCCTGAGCGGGACCACGGGGGAGTCGCCCACGACGCACGCACCGGAGAAGGCGGAGCTGGTCCGCGCGGTGGTCGACGCCGTCGGGGACCGCGCGCACGTGATCGCGGGCGCCGGCTCGAACGACACCCAGCACGCCGTCCGCATGGCCGAGCAGGCCGCGGAGGCGGGCGCCCACGGGCTCCTCGTCGTGAGCCCCTACTACTCGCGTCCCTCCCAGGAGGGGCTGTACCGCCACATCACGGCGGTCGCCGACGCCACGCCGCTGCCCGTCATGGTCTACGACGTGCCCGGCCGTGCGGGCGTCCGCATCGCCCCCTCGACGATCGAGCGCCTCGCCGCGCACGAGCGGATCGTGGCGAACAAGGACGCCTCGGGCGACGTCTACACCGCTGCCAGGCTCATCGAGTCGACCGGGCTCGCCTGGTACAGCGGCGACGACAGCATGCTGCTGTCGTTCCTCGCGCACGGCGCGGTCGGCATCGTCTCCGTGTCCGCCCACGCGGTCGGCTCGCGCTTCGCCCAGGTCGTCGCGGCGTTCGACGCCGGTGACCACGCGGGCGCGCTCGCAGCCTTCCGCACCGCGATCCCCACGATCGACGCCATCAACGGAGCGGGCTTCCAGGCCGTCATGGCCAAGGCCGCGCTCCAGCTCCTCGGAGTCACCGAGAACCGATACCTCAGGCTGCCGTACGTCGCAGCCACGGACGACGAGGTCGCCGTCGTCCGCGCCGGTCTGGAGGCCTCCGGCCTGCTGGACCCGGCGACCCCCGCGGCCACGCTGAACATGCAGAACAGCTGAACTACAGGCCAGGAGGCCCCGTGAGCCACCCTCACCCCGAACTGTCCCTTCCCCCCGCGCTCCAGGCAGGTGCCCTGCGCATCGTCGCCCTCGGCGGGCTCGGCGAGGTCGGACGCAACATGGCCGTCCTCGAGTACGACGGGCGTCTGCTCGTCATCGACTGCGGCGTCCTCTTCCCCGAGGACAACCAGCCCGGCGTGGACCTGATCCTGCCGGACTTCGACTACATCAAGGACCGTCTCGACGACATCGAGGCGATCATCCTGACGCACGGGCACGAGGACCACATCGGTGCCGTGCCGTACCTGCTGCGCCTGCGCCGCGACATCCCCCTGGTGGGCTCGCAGCTCACGCTCGCGTTCATCTCGGCCAAGCTCAAGGAGCACCGCATCGCCCCCGTGACCCGCGTGGTCAAGGAGGACGAGACGGTCGCCTTCGGCCCCTTCAGCTGTGAGTTCGTCGCGGTCAACCACTCCATCCCCGACGCGCTCGCGGTCGCGGTCACCACGGGGGCCGGCACGGTCCTGCACACGGGCGACTTCAAGATGGACCAGCTGCCGCTCGACGGCCGCGTCACGGACCTGCGCGCCTTCGCGCGCCTGGGCGAGAAGGGCGTCGACCTGTTCATGGTCGACTCGACCAACGCCGAGGTCCCGGGCTTCGTGACCCCCGAGGTCGAGATCGGCCCCGTCCTGGACTCCGTCTTCGGAGCCTCGGACAAGCGGATCATCGTCGCGTCCTTCTCCTCGCACGTGCACCGCGTCCAGCAGGTCCTCAACGCCGCGCACAACCACGGGCGCCGCGTCGCGCTCGTCGGGCGCTCGATGGTCCGGAACATGGGCATCGCGGCCGAGCTCGGCTACCTCAAGGTGCCCGACGGCGTCCTCATCGACCTCAAGAAGGTCGACTCGCTGCGCGACGACGAGATCGTGCTCATGTGCACGGGCTCGCAGGGCGAGCCCATGGCCGCCCTGTCGCGCATGGCCAACGGCGACCACAAGGTCTCCGTCAGCCACGGCGACACCGTGATCCTCGCGTCGTCGCTCATCCCGGGCAACGAGAACGCGGTCTTCCGCATCATCAACGGCCTCACGCGCCTCGGCGCGCGCGTCGTGCACGGCGGCAACGCCAAGGTGCACGTGTCGGGCCACGCGAGCGCGGGCGAGCTCATCTACTGCTACAACATCCTGCGGCCCAAGAACGTCATGCCTGTGCACGGCGAGGTCCGTCACCTCGTCGCGAACGGTGCGCTCGCGGTCAAGACGGGCGTGCCCGCGGACCGTGTCGTCCTCGCCGAGGACGGCGTGGTCGTGGACCTCGTCGACGGCAAGGCCTCGGTCGTGGGTGCGGTGCCGTGCGGCTACGTGTACGTGGACGGCTCGAGCGTCGGAGAGCTCACGGACGCCGAGCTCAAGGACCGTCAGATCCTCGGCGAGGAGGGCTTCATCTCGCTGTTCGCCGTGGTCGACTCCGCGACGGGCAAGGTCATCGCCGGCCCGCACATCCTCGCGCGCGGTTTCGCAGAGGACGACGCCGTGTTCGAGGACGTCCGCCCGCAGGTCGTCCAGGCTCTCGAGGACTCGATCGCGGGAGGTGCCACGGACGTGCACCAGCTCCAGCAGGTCATGCGCCGCGTGGTCGGGCGCTGGGTCTCCAACCGTCTGCGTCGCCGCCCGATGATCGTCCCGGTCGTCGTCGAGGCGTAGCCGACGGATCGTCCGAAGGGCCCTTCCTCCCGCTCTGCGGGAGGAAGGGCCCTTCGGCGTCAGGGACCGGCGAGAGAGGGAGCCGCCCGCAGCAGCGGGGGCCCGACGGCGAGGATCGCCTGCTCGTAGCGTCTCGCCGAAGTCTCGGGACCGCCGGGCAGCAGCCCACCGAGCTCGAGGCTCACGAGTCCGTGGACGAGGCCCCACAGGACCAACGAGGCCTCCTCGGCGGCAGCCTGCAGGGCACGCCGGGGCAGCGGGGTGCTGCTGCCCTCTCGTGAGGCGGCCTCGAGCACCCGCGCCACCGCCTGCCGCAGGACGTCGAACGTCGGCTCGGCGACGGCCGGGATCGCGCTGCCGGCGGTTGCGGGGCCCTCGAACATCACGCGGTAGAAGTGGGGGTCTGCCAGCGCGCTGGTCCGGTAGGCGATGCCCAGGTTCAGGAGGTCCTCGGTGGGCGAGCCGGTCGTCGGTGCGGAACCCAGGTGCACCGCGAAGCGCCGGAAGCCCTCGATGCTCACCGCGGCGACCAGCTCCTCGCGGCTGCCGAAGAGCGCGTAGACCGCGGACGCGCTGGTCCCCGCAGCCTGCGCGACCCCACGGACCGTGACCGCCGACTCGCCGTGCTCGGAGATCTGCTGGGAGGCGACGTCGAGCAAGGACGCGCGCAGGGAGTCGTCGTGCAGTCGAGGTCTGGCCACGGGAAGGAGTCTAGATCTCTTGACGCAGGTTTGCGAACGGTGTTCTATAACAGTGTTCGTAAAGTGTTGTCGAATCTGCCGAGACCGCTCGGCCGACCAGGGGAGGCCCTCGTGCTCGAGCTCACCGACGCCGTCCGCATCACCGCCGGGATCGTGCTCCTGACGATCGTCGGGATCGAGTCCGGCGGGTTCTTCCTCGTCAGGGTCGTGACCGGCAAGGTCCCGGCCACGTCGTTCCAGACGTCCTTCTTCCGGGCCGGGCACGCGCACGCCGGGGTGCTCGTGATCCTGGGCCTGCTGTGCCTCGTGCTGAGCCAGGCGACCGGGCTCACGGGCTTCTTGAGCTGGCTCGCAGGGGTAGGCGTCCTCGTCGGGGCGATCCTGCTGCCCGGCGGCTTCTTCCTGTCCGCGACAGGCGCGGGGCGTGAGGCGCCCAACCGGTGGGTCGTGCTGCTGCCGGTCGGTGCCGGGTTCGTCGCCGCAGGGGTCGTGACGCTCGGGGTGGGTCTGCTGGTCGCGTAGGTCCTCGGTTCCGTGCTCGTGTGGGTGCGGGTCGCTAGCATCGCGGGCATGGCAACCTCAGCAGACTTCGCCGACCTCGCCCCGGTCCTGCTCGTGACCCACGACGCGAGCTCGAGCATCATCTACTCGCCCGGCGGGCCCGAGTACCTCCAGCACAAGGACGCGCTCGAGCGTCACGGCGTCGAGGGCTCGGGCTACGACTTCGCGGGAGCCCTCCAGGCGGTGCTCACCGACGAGTCGCCCGCGACTCTCGACGCCGTCGGGTTCGACCCCGAGGGCGGGATGCTGAGCGTCTACGGCACGGATCTCGACGCGCTCCTGGTCGCGGCCCGGCACCTGTCGCGGATCATCGCCGACGGCGCCGCCCTGGACGCCGCCCTCGCGCGGTCCGTCGCGCTCGGCCTCGACGACTGACGGTCCACGTGACCGACGCGCTCACGCTCACCGGGACGCCCGCCACCCGTGCCGTCGCGACGGATCTGCTGGACGGTTTCCGGTTCCCCGACGGGCAGGGCTTCCCGCCCTCGTACCGGCGGCTCGTTCTGCGGGCGGGGTTCTGCCGCCTGTTCGGTCTCTGGCTCGTGTACCCGCCGGCCTGCGACGGGTTCGCCGACGGCTGGCAGCACCGCGCCGCGCACCTCACCGACCGCTTCCGTGCGGTCTACCAGGACGGCGAGGCCGAGGGGTTCGAGTGGATGGTCGAGCCCGACGGGGACTGGTCGATCGCCCGGCGGCTCGTCGTCTTCGCGTTCAGCGAGAACGGCGACGCGCTGCTCTGGGACACCGCGTCACGGACCGGTGACGGCGAGCTCGCAGTCTGGTCCAGCACGGGCCTCGATGCCCTGACGTACCTCGGTCGGTCGCTGACGGAGGCGCTGCCCGGGTTGCGCGGGTCGAGCACACCGTTCGCGGAGCGAGCGGTCGCCGACCTCGAGTGCCTGACGCCCGCCCGTACCGCCTAGCGTGCACCGCGCAGGTGGTCGAGCTGCCTGCGGTGCTCGCCCACGACCCACTCACCCGTGACGCGGGGGTCGTCCGAGCCGTCAGGGCCGTCCGGGTCGCCGTCGGCAGCCGCCTCCAGGGCGTCCAGGTAGGCCCGGTCGGCGCCGAAGCGCTCCCAGATCGCGTCGCTGCCCGTGGCCACGTGCCCGTGGCCGGGGACGAGGGTGTGCACGCCGTGCTCGGAGACCGCGTGCTCGAGCGCGTCGAGGCCCGCACGGTACTCGACCACGGGGTCGGGGGACTCGAGGTCCAGCAGGGGCACCTCGACGTCCGAGAGCATGTCTCCCACCACGATCACCCCGGCGCCCGGCAGGACGAGCGCACCGTGGCCGGGCGCGTGCGCCTGGTGCTCGACCACGAGCACGGCCGGTCCGTCGCCGGCCGCCGGTGTCGCGCCGGGTAGCGCCGCGGTGCCCGACGCCGACGCGCGGCCCCGCCCGTCCGGCCACGGCAGGTGCAGCGCGTCCCGCGGGCCGGCCTCCAGGGAGTCACCTGTCCCGCTCGGGGGAATCGGCGTGAGGCGACCGAACAGCGTGAGGTCGTGCCCCGGCGCCTCGCGCTCGACCTTCACGAGGTCCTCGGCGAGGCTCCGCTCCTGGGCGCGCACCGCCGTCGGGCAGGCCCACCGCGGGACGTCGCCCAGCGAGCGGGACCACAGGACGTGGTCCCAGTGCGGGTGGGTCGAGAACCCCGCGGTGACACGCCAGCCGCGGCGGACGATCGCGGCCGCGAGGGACTCGACCTCGGCGACCGTGATGCCCGGGTCCACGACCAGGGCTCGCCCGTCCGGGCTGACGACCACGGTCGTGAGGCTCGTCCAGATCTCGGCCGTCGCGACGTGGACGCCGGCGGCGATCTCGTGCAGCTCTCGTAGCGGGGGAGGGGTGCTCATGTCCCGATCCTGCCCCCGTTCCGCCGCCCGTCGCGACCGCTCCCGCGGGAACGCGCCCCGCGGGCGGGGCGGACGGATGCCGGATTCGTCACAGGACACGCACCCTCGAGGTGCGGGTCCGGCCTGGCGTGCACAGGTACGGTGGTGCGTACTATGGCGACCCGGACGTCCACCTCGACGAAACGGCCCGCGACCTCCCGCAAGACCACCTCGCGTGGTACGACGGGCAGATCGGGGGGATCTTCGAGCGCGTCCCGCGCTCCGCGGGGCTCGTCGGCACGCAGACCGGTCGCTCGGCCTGCGCCGTGGCCCGTCCGCGCGGTGCGCGGTCTGTGGCTGGGGTGCGCGCACGCGATCGGCGCGGTCACCCGCAGCATCGGCAAGGGAGCAAGAGAGCTGGACCCCTCACATCGGCGCGACGGCGTCGCGTTCCTCCTCCTGGCGCTCGCCGTCATCGTCGCGGCGCGCGAGTGGTGGGGGATCGCGGGCGCGTTCGGCACCGCCGTCCATGCGGTCTCGGCGGGCGTCTTCGGCGTCGCCGCGGTCGCCCTGCCCGTCCTGCTCATCTGGCTCGCGGTCCGGATCATGCGGCACCCCGAGCGCACCCAGGCGAACTCGCGCGTCACGATCGGGCTCTCGTTCATCGTCGTCTCGGTCTGCTCCCTGGTGCACATCGCCGAGGACCTGCCGGCCCCGCGGGACGGCTTCGAGGCCGTCCAGGACGCGGGCGGGGTGATCGGGTACCTGTTCGCGACCCCGGTCCACACGGGGCTCACCGAGTGGTTCGCCGTGCCCCTCTTCCTGCTGCTGGGCTTCTTCGGGATCCTCGTGGTCACCGCGACGCCCGTGCACGCGATCCCGAGCCGCCTGCGCGGCATCTACGACCGCCTCACGGGCAACCACCGCGAGGGCGAGGACGGCCGCGGTCCCCAGGACGACGACGGCCTGCAGCTCGCCGACGGCGTCTCGCGCCACGACGGCACCGACGAGGCGCCGCGCAAGCGCCGCGCCGGACGAGCCCGCAAGACCAAGGCCGAGCGCGAGGCCGAGGCGGCCGAGCGCGAGCGGCTCGACGGCGGCTACGTCGGCGACGAGGCCTTCGAGCGCGCCGCGATGCTCGAGGCCGAGGAGGAGGCTGCTCGCAAGAGCGCCCGCGGTCGCCGCGGGGGACCGGTCGGCCCCCCGCCGCCGCCCGACACGCACGAGGACGCGGCCGACCTGCCGACGCAGGTCATCCCGTCCGTCGGTCGGACGGCCCCCTCGCCCAGCGCGCCCCCGCCGCCGCCCAACAACCCGGTGCCCCGCGGCGTCCAGCCCATGCTCGAGGGCGACACCGTCTACGTGCTGCCCTCCGAGGACGACCTGGTCAAGGGCGCCCCGCACAAGGTGCGCTCCGCGGCGAACGACCGCGTGGTCGAGTCGCTCACGCGCGTCTTCGAGCAGTTCGAGATCGACGCCAAGGTCACGGGCTTCACGCGCGGACCGACCGTGACCCGCTACGAGGTCGAGGTCGGCCCGGCCGTCAAGGTCGAGCGCATCACGAACCTGTCCAAGAACATCGCCTATGCGGTGGCCTCGGCCGACGTGCGCATCCTCTCGCCCATCCCCGGCAAGTCCGCGATCGGCATCGAGATCCCCAACACGGACCGCGAGACCGTGGTCCTGGGTGACGTGCTGCGGTCCTCCGTGGCGCGGCGCACCGAGCACCCGATGGTCATGGGCGTCGGCAAGGACGTCGAGGGCGGCTACGTCGTCGCGAACCTCGCCAAGATGCCGCACATCCTCGTCGCGGGAGCCACGGGCGCCGGCAAGTCGAGCTTCATCAACTCGATGATCGTCTCGATCCTCATGCGGGCCACGCCCGAGGAGGTGCGCATGGTCCTCGTGGACCCCAAGCGCGTCGAGCTCACGATCTACGAGGGCATCCCGCACCTCATCACGCCCATCATCACGAGCCCCAAGAAGGCCGCAGAGGCCCTCGAGTGGGTCGTGCGCGAGATGGACGCACGCTACGACGACCTCGCGATGTTCGGGTACAAGCACATCGACGACTTCAACACCGCGGTCCGGGCCGGGAAGGTCAAGCCGCTGCCGGGTTCGGAGCGCAAGATCGCGACGTACCCGTACCTGCTCGTGGTCGTCGACGAGCTCGCGGACCTCATGATGGTCGCCCCGCGAGACGTCGAGGCCTCGATCCAGCGCATCACGCAGCTCGCGCGCGCCGCGGGTATCCACCTGGTGCTCGCGACCCAGCGCCCTTCGGTCGACGTCGTGACCGGACTCATCAAGGCCAACGTGCCGTCGCGACTCGCGTTCGCGACGTCGTCGCTCGCGGACTCGCGCGTCGTCCTCGACCAGCCGGGGGCCGAGAAGCTCATCGGTCAGGGAGACGCGCTCTTCCTGCCCATGGGCGCCGCCAAGCCCATGCGTGTGCAGGGGGCGTGGGTCGCCGAGAGCGAGGTCCATGCGGTCGTCGAGCACGTCAAGTCACAGCTCAAGCCGTCCTACCGGACCGACGTCGCGGCATCGGCCGCGACCAAGAAGCAGGTCGACGAGGACATCGGCGACGACCTCGACCTGCTCCTGCAGGCCGCCGAGCTCGTCATCACCACGCAGTTCGGCTCGACCTCGATGCTGCAGCGCAAGCTGCGCGTCGGCTTCGCCAAGGCTGGGCGTCTCATGGACCTGCTCGAGTCGCGCGAGATCGTCGGCCCCTCCGAGGGTTCCAAGGCTCGCGAGGTCATGCTCACGGCCGAGGACCTGCCCGCGACGCTCGCGATGCTGCGTGGCGAGCCCGGTGCCGAGGTGTTCGACGGCGAGGCCGGGGGCGGGGAGCAGTCGGCGGGGAACGGCCGGGACTACTCCGACGGCGCGGACGGGCACATGCCTCCCGTGGCCCAGGAGTACCACGACGACGCCGGCGACGAGGCGGACTGGCGCGAGCGCTGAGCCGTGAGCGCGGACCTCGCCCGCGCCCGTCCCGGGGCCAGCGGCTGCGTACCGCGACCCGAGGTCAGGTCCCTGCCACCGGCGTCCCGTCGACGCCCCCCGCAGCCCGGGACGTGACGGTCGGTGGCGGCCCCGACGCGACCGGAGGAGCGACGCGCTCGGGGGCGGCGTCACCCACCGCAGCCCGGACCCGGTCGTAGCGAGCGGTGAGGTTGGCGGGGCTCAGGGTACGCGTGCCGTCGCTCGCGACGTCGGCCAGCGCCAGCACCGCGTGCCTGCCGAGCCGGTCGACCGTGATCGCCGTCCACTCGAAGCCGGTCACGCGGGCCGCGGCTCCCGCGGGCTGGGTGATGGTCGCGGTGACGAGCAGGCCCGAGTCGGTCCGCGCGTCGCAGCAGTCGCCGTCCTGGTTCGACACGTAGTTGCCGAGCCCGTACGCGACCCACATGCCCTGACCGTCGGGGCCACCGGGCAGCAGCGCGGTCGGCTGCGGGACGTGGGCGTGGTGCCCGAGCACCAGGTCCACCTCTCCCGAGGCGGCCAGGAACGTCGCGAGCCCGACCTGCTGGTCGGTCGGCGGGGTCGAGTACTCGACGCCCGAGTGCATGCTCACGATCACCAGGTCGGCTCCCGCCTCGCGGGCGGCCCGAGCGCGAGCGACGAGGTCGTCCTCGTCGAGGAGCGTGACGGACCACGGGGCCGAGGCAGGGACAGGCATGCCGTTGGTCCCGTACGTGCCGGCGAGGTGCGCCACGACGATCGACCGGCCCGCCCTCTCGAGCGTGTACAGGGCTGGAGCGGCGGCCTCCGCGGCGCTGCGTGCGGTGCCGACGTGCCCGAGTCCCGCGGCGTCGAGGGCGTCCAGCGTCGTGACCACGCCGCTCTCGCCCTGGTCCACGGAGTGGTTCGAGGCCGTGGAGCACCCGTCCCAGCCCTGCTCGCGCAGGTCGGTCGCGAGGTGCGCGTCCGCCGCGAACAGGGGGTAGCCGGTCGGTCGGACGCCGGGGGGCGTCAGGGGGACCTCGAGGTGGCACAGTGCGAGGTCGGCGCCACCGACCCAGGCGTCGGTACCGGCGAGGACGGTGCTGAAGTCGTACCCCGCGGCCGCGCGCGCCGACGTGTGGACGGGCAGGTGCGGCAGGACGTCACCCCCGGCGACGACCGTGAAGACGGCGTCGGGCTCCACGAGCGGTGCCGGCGGGACCTGCTCGGCCGTGACGACGAAGGGCGAGGGGAGTGCCTCGACCGGGCCTGCGCCGCCGGCGCCGAGGGCCAGCCCGCCCGCGACCACGACGGCCGCCGTCGCGAGCCCCACGGCGAGGAGCGCGACGAGGGGGCGGCTCTTTCCGCGGGCGCGCGCGTGACGTTTCACGGCGCCGAGAGTAGCGCCCCGGCGAGCGCCGAGCGGCATCCTCGAACCTCCGGACGGGAGGTCTGTCCGGTTGCGCCCGATCAGTCGGAATCTGGTCCTGGTCGGACGGGTGGGTGCACAGCGCCTACGCTTGTCGTGTGGTCACAGCCGTCCCGTCTCCCTGGAACTCCGCGAACGCGGTCACTCTCGCCCGGATCGCCGTGGTCCCCTTCTTCGCGTGGGCGCTGCTCGCCGACGGCGGGCACACGGTCACCTGGCGCCTGGTCGCGACGGCGCTGTTCGTCCTCGCCGCTGCGACCGACCGGGTCGACGGTTACCTGGCCAGGAAGTACGACCTGGTCACGGACCTGGGCAAGCTCCTCGACCCGATCGCCGACAAGCTGCTGATCGGGGCAGCGCTGGTGCTGCTCTCGGCGCTCGGCGACCTGCCCTGGTGGGTCACGATCGTCATCCTCGCTCGCGAGCTGGGGATCACGCTCATGCGGTTCGCGGTCCTGAAGTACACCGTGATGCCGGCCTCGCGGGGCGGCAAGCTCAAG
Proteins encoded:
- the dapA gene encoding 4-hydroxy-tetrahydrodipicolinate synthase, whose protein sequence is MALPPTQARPFGAVLTAMVTPMTLAGEIDLDAAVKVAKHLVDNGNDGIVLSGTTGESPTTHAPEKAELVRAVVDAVGDRAHVIAGAGSNDTQHAVRMAEQAAEAGAHGLLVVSPYYSRPSQEGLYRHITAVADATPLPVMVYDVPGRAGVRIAPSTIERLAAHERIVANKDASGDVYTAARLIESTGLAWYSGDDSMLLSFLAHGAVGIVSVSAHAVGSRFAQVVAAFDAGDHAGALAAFRTAIPTIDAINGAGFQAVMAKAALQLLGVTENRYLRLPYVAATDDEVAVVRAGLEASGLLDPATPAATLNMQNS
- a CDS encoding ribonuclease J, whose amino-acid sequence is MSHPHPELSLPPALQAGALRIVALGGLGEVGRNMAVLEYDGRLLVIDCGVLFPEDNQPGVDLILPDFDYIKDRLDDIEAIILTHGHEDHIGAVPYLLRLRRDIPLVGSQLTLAFISAKLKEHRIAPVTRVVKEDETVAFGPFSCEFVAVNHSIPDALAVAVTTGAGTVLHTGDFKMDQLPLDGRVTDLRAFARLGEKGVDLFMVDSTNAEVPGFVTPEVEIGPVLDSVFGASDKRIIVASFSSHVHRVQQVLNAAHNHGRRVALVGRSMVRNMGIAAELGYLKVPDGVLIDLKKVDSLRDDEIVLMCTGSQGEPMAALSRMANGDHKVSVSHGDTVILASSLIPGNENAVFRIINGLTRLGARVVHGGNAKVHVSGHASAGELIYCYNILRPKNVMPVHGEVRHLVANGALAVKTGVPADRVVLAEDGVVVDLVDGKASVVGAVPCGYVYVDGSSVGELTDAELKDRQILGEEGFISLFAVVDSATGKVIAGPHILARGFAEDDAVFEDVRPQVVQALEDSIAGGATDVHQLQQVMRRVVGRWVSNRLRRRPMIVPVVVEA
- a CDS encoding TetR/AcrR family transcriptional regulator, whose translation is MARPRLHDDSLRASLLDVASQQISEHGESAVTVRGVAQAAGTSASAVYALFGSREELVAAVSIEGFRRFAVHLGSAPTTGSPTEDLLNLGIAYRTSALADPHFYRVMFEGPATAGSAIPAVAEPTFDVLRQAVARVLEAASREGSSTPLPRRALQAAAEEASLVLWGLVHGLVSLELGGLLPGGPETSARRYEQAILAVGPPLLRAAPSLAGP
- a CDS encoding Imm51 family immunity protein, whose product is MATSADFADLAPVLLVTHDASSSIIYSPGGPEYLQHKDALERHGVEGSGYDFAGALQAVLTDESPATLDAVGFDPEGGMLSVYGTDLDALLVAARHLSRIIADGAALDAALARSVALGLDD
- a CDS encoding MBL fold metallo-hydrolase is translated as MSTPPPLRELHEIAAGVHVATAEIWTSLTTVVVSPDGRALVVDPGITVAEVESLAAAIVRRGWRVTAGFSTHPHWDHVLWSRSLGDVPRWACPTAVRAQERSLAEDLVKVEREAPGHDLTLFGRLTPIPPSGTGDSLEAGPRDALHLPWPDGRGRASASGTAALPGATPAAGDGPAVLVVEHQAHAPGHGALVLPGAGVIVVGDMLSDVEVPLLDLESPDPVVEYRAGLDALEHAVSEHGVHTLVPGHGHVATGSDAIWERFGADRAYLDALEAAADGDPDGPDGSDDPRVTGEWVVGEHRRQLDHLRGAR
- a CDS encoding FtsK/SpoIIIE family DNA translocase, with translation MATRTSTSTKRPATSRKTTSRGTTGRSGGSSSASRAPRGSSARRPVARPAPWPVRAVRGLWLGCAHAIGAVTRSIGKGARELDPSHRRDGVAFLLLALAVIVAAREWWGIAGAFGTAVHAVSAGVFGVAAVALPVLLIWLAVRIMRHPERTQANSRVTIGLSFIVVSVCSLVHIAEDLPAPRDGFEAVQDAGGVIGYLFATPVHTGLTEWFAVPLFLLLGFFGILVVTATPVHAIPSRLRGIYDRLTGNHREGEDGRGPQDDDGLQLADGVSRHDGTDEAPRKRRAGRARKTKAEREAEAAERERLDGGYVGDEAFERAAMLEAEEEAARKSARGRRGGPVGPPPPPDTHEDAADLPTQVIPSVGRTAPSPSAPPPPPNNPVPRGVQPMLEGDTVYVLPSEDDLVKGAPHKVRSAANDRVVESLTRVFEQFEIDAKVTGFTRGPTVTRYEVEVGPAVKVERITNLSKNIAYAVASADVRILSPIPGKSAIGIEIPNTDRETVVLGDVLRSSVARRTEHPMVMGVGKDVEGGYVVANLAKMPHILVAGATGAGKSSFINSMIVSILMRATPEEVRMVLVDPKRVELTIYEGIPHLITPIITSPKKAAEALEWVVREMDARYDDLAMFGYKHIDDFNTAVRAGKVKPLPGSERKIATYPYLLVVVDELADLMMVAPRDVEASIQRITQLARAAGIHLVLATQRPSVDVVTGLIKANVPSRLAFATSSLADSRVVLDQPGAEKLIGQGDALFLPMGAAKPMRVQGAWVAESEVHAVVEHVKSQLKPSYRTDVAASAATKKQVDEDIGDDLDLLLQAAELVITTQFGSTSMLQRKLRVGFAKAGRLMDLLESREIVGPSEGSKAREVMLTAEDLPATLAMLRGEPGAEVFDGEAGGGEQSAGNGRDYSDGADGHMPPVAQEYHDDAGDEADWRER
- a CDS encoding CapA family protein, with translation MKRHARARGKSRPLVALLAVGLATAAVVVAGGLALGAGGAGPVEALPSPFVVTAEQVPPAPLVEPDAVFTVVAGGDVLPHLPVHTSARAAAGYDFSTVLAGTDAWVGGADLALCHLEVPLTPPGVRPTGYPLFAADAHLATDLREQGWDGCSTASNHSVDQGESGVVTTLDALDAAGLGHVGTARSAAEAAAPALYTLERAGRSIVVAHLAGTYGTNGMPVPASAPWSVTLLDEDDLVARARAAREAGADLVIVSMHSGVEYSTPPTDQQVGLATFLAASGEVDLVLGHHAHVPQPTALLPGGPDGQGMWVAYGLGNYVSNQDGDCCDARTDSGLLVTATITQPAGAAARVTGFEWTAITVDRLGRHAVLALADVASDGTRTLSPANLTARYDRVRAAVGDAAPERVAPPVASGPPPTVTSRAAGGVDGTPVAGT
- the pgsA gene encoding CDP-diacylglycerol--glycerol-3-phosphate 3-phosphatidyltransferase, encoding MVTAVPSPWNSANAVTLARIAVVPFFAWALLADGGHTVTWRLVATALFVLAAATDRVDGYLARKYDLVTDLGKLLDPIADKLLIGAALVLLSALGDLPWWVTIVILARELGITLMRFAVLKYTVMPASRGGKLKTVLQSVAISIFLLPLDQMPGWITVVGWVVLSAALVVTVVTGVEYAYQGWRLRRDALRAAKTAGQD